The following coding sequences are from one Carassius gibelio isolate Cgi1373 ecotype wild population from Czech Republic chromosome B7, carGib1.2-hapl.c, whole genome shotgun sequence window:
- the LOC127961454 gene encoding uncharacterized protein LOC127961454, producing the protein MVEGFFRQLQPSTFVQQHEGGKFSYHEKDCMLPIVPPCCDCSTGQTSFSKGKPVILIGMNGRYNLFLPSVNCSCGKTLPVTISDLVESGYWPATVNFETLYMVDLFTTYEDLKITAPGMSRQAFVSMLECRTKLFGRSGKICGDTMQRAFLEWAYAKFEVDKLSQVQHFQCPACTPSMLAVAVDGNRKLYRFKSQPGPDGFFDGVFLANDADVSSFVDYIHETTGHNPGKGRCGAGQWTAARESANKSGSKLDEEGVEVAVCRHGVLLKGLNMFRGEIFAYPLYLQKQLASQTVQFFCSDVVCKYWPYLQKVVGHCPELEDLLNMRPFLSIMHAKAHSWMCELKWGGRNQEGAGTTIGEEVEQVNSFLSRAAICSKYMSKAVRTDMLTIQASGWNKRKAENLDRTLAKRYIKTVQRIAEATKDLEKLTTELSLQQDTVQQWVSDVQQWTSGATIQNDLQRTIEGLYLGIKQRKFQLYRQSGGNKRRHQLRRKIAVEKKALEVAINDHNATVGEVEKLPPPNELLAVDNYSWPWECHGDMERKKNVFDKVMLLARLKEEEFIVVREVKQHMEYMRSVAGLIEEFTFQLTEDTTGKCSTEGLMEKGREGLLCVLKRRLREVEAQLAKARTTYKCILGLQTLPLDDFSEEEDSENTSSTDEELGE; encoded by the exons ATGGTGGAGGGGTTCTTCAGACAACTGCAGCCATCCACTTTTGTTCAGCAGCACGAGGGAGGGAAATTCTCCTATCATGAAAAAG ATTGCATGTTACCAATCGTTCCTCCCTGCTGCGACTGCTCCACTGGGCAAACAAGCTTTTCCAAGGGAAAGCCAGTTATTTTAATTGGAATGAatg GAAGATACAACCTCTTCCTTCCATCAGTAAACTGCTCCTGTGGAAAAACCTTGCCAGTGACCATAAGTGATCTGGTTGAAAGTGGTTACTGGCCAGCCACTGTCAATTTTGAGACCTTGTACATGGTGGACTTGTTCACCACGTATGAGGATCTAAAAATCACTGCCCCAGGGATGTCCAGACAAGCTTTTGTCAGCATGCTCGAGTGTCGTACAAAACTCTTCGGGCGA AGTGGTAAGATTTGTGGGGACACAATGCAGAGGGCCTTCCTCGAATGGGCCTATGCCAAATTTGAGGTTGACAAGCTGTCTCAGGTCCAGCATTTTCAGTGCCCTGCATGCACACCATCCATGTTGGCAGTTGCAGTGGATGGGAACCGCAAATTATATCGTTTCAAAAGCCAACCAGG ACCTGATGGGTTTTTTGATGGAGTCTTTTTGGCCAATGATGCTGATGTGTCCTCCTTTGTTGATTACATCCATGAAACAACTGGACAT AATCCAGGGAAAGGGAGATGTGGTGCGGGTCAGTGGACCGCAGCACGAGAGTCTGCCAACAAGTCTGGAAGCAAACTAGACGAGGAAGGTGTTGAAGTTGCTGTCTGCCGTCATGGGGTTTTGCTCAAGGGACTGAATATGTTCCGTGGAGAAATATTTGCATACCCATTATATCTCCAGAAACAGCTAGCTTCACAGACCGTCCAGTTTTTTTGCTCTGATGTGGTCTGCAAATATTGGCCATATCTGCAGAAAGTTGTGGGCCACTGTCCAGAGTTGGAGGACTTGCTGAACATGCGCCCATTTCTCTCCATCATGCATGCAAAAGCGCATTCATGGATGTGTGAG TTAAAATGGGGGGGACGCAATCAAGAAGGAGCTGGAACAACAATCGGGGAGGAGGTTGAACAAGTTAACAGCTTCCTCTCTCGAGCAGCCATATGTTCCAAGTACATGTCAAAAGCCG TTCGCACAGACATGCTAACTATCCAGGCAAGTGGCTGGAACAAGCGAAAGGCAGAAAACCTTGACCGGACACTGGCCAAAAGATACATCAAG ACTGTACAAAGGATTGCAGAGGCAACAAAGGACCTGGAGAAACTCACAACTGAGTTATCTCTACAGCAAGACACAGTCCAGCAGTGGGTGTCTGATGTGCAGCAGTGGACCTCAG GAGCAACAATCCAAAATGACCTGCAGAGGACCATCGAGGGGCTATATTTGGGCATCAAACAGCGAAAATTTCAGCTGTATCGTCAGTCTG GTGGGAACAAGCGAAGGCATCAACTGAGAAGAAAGATTGCTGTTGAGAAGAAAGCCTTGGAAGTTGCCATCAATGACCACAATGCTACTGTGGGGGAAGTTGAAAAACTGCCTCCTCCCAATGAACTCCTGGCTGTGGACAACTACTCCTGGCCATGGGAAT GTCATGGTGATATGGagcgaaaaaaaaatgtttttgacaagGTAATGCTGCTGGCTAGActaaaagaagaagaatttaTTGTGGTTCGCGAAGTCAAGCAGCACATGGAGTACATGAGGAGTGTTGCTGGACTGATCGAAGAGTTTACCTTTCAGCTGACTGAAGACACCACTGGGAAAT GCAGTACAGAGGGCTTAATGGAGAAAGGACGTGAAGGACTACTCTGTGTGCTGAAGAGAAGATTGCGTGAAGTTGAAGCACAACTGGCTAAAGCACGCACAACATACAAATGTATTCTTGGACTGCAAACATTGCCCTTAGATGACTTTTCTGAAGAGGAAGACTCAGAGAATACTTCCTCAACTGATGAGGAACTGGGAGAGTAG
- the LOC127961925 gene encoding homeobox protein ESX1-like, with the protein MPRGSTITTCVGCKAAIGVATKTCKYCQSVQPRKQRLAKKLKNFEDRKEKWFKNQTKNQTTSHVIDEASVLVEKLNTLGYKAIVFIGKKTKKQKTWSAQVLQPKWQLSDHSAKCLDRMKALYELLIDGCTNQQPATGPPPIQSTTSPPPPPIQCTTSPPPPSIQSITSPPPIQSITSPPSIQSITSPPPPPIQSITSPPPIQSITSPPPIQSITSPPPIQSITSPPPIQSITSPPPIQSTIQLTTSPPILPLTEPPQQKRNLSANNKKKQQNSAASDMSTRKKLRGKKSPKECNHGILEGEPYYPVKRVIRCKMQKGIQMKLVEWEPCSLCGQTWPPQWVTEENTTN; encoded by the exons ATGCCACGAGGGTCAACAATAACAACCTGTGTGGGCTGCAAAGCAGCTATTGGTGTGGCCACCAAGACCTGCAAATATTGCCAGTCTGTACAGCCAAGAAAGCAAAGACTGGCAAAAAAACTTAAGAATTTTGAGGACAGAAAGGAGAAGTGGttcaaaaaccaaaccaaaaaccaAACCACCTCTCATGTTATTGATGAGGCATCTGTCTTG GTCGAAAAGTTAAACACATTGGGGTACAAGGCCATAGTCTTCAttggaaagaaaacaaagaaacagaaaacCTGGTCCGCACAAGTCCTCCAGCCAAAATGGCAGCTGTCAGACCATTCTGCAAAATGCCTGGACAGGATGAAGGCTCTTTATGAACTGTTAATTGATG GTTGTACTAACCAGCAGCCCGCCACCggtcctcctcccatccagtccaccaccagtcctcctcctcctcccatccagtgcaccaccagtcctcctcctccttccatccagtccatcaccagtcctcctcccatccagtccatcaccagtcctccttccatccagtccatcaccagtcctcctcctcctcccatccagtccatcaccagtcctcctcccatccagtccatcaccagtcctcctcccatccagtccatcaccagtcctcctcccatccagtccatcaccagtcctcctcccatccagtccatcaccagtcctcctccaATCCAGTCCACCATCCAGCTCACCACCAGTCCTCCCATCCTACCCCTCACAGAACCACCTCAGCAGAAACGAA ATTTGTCTGCAAACAATAAAAAGAAGCAGCAGAATTCTGCAGCCTCAGACATGTCTACAAGGAAGaaactgagggggaaaaaatcaccCAAAG aaTGTAACCATGGTATCCTAGAAGGGGAACCTTACTACCCAGTGAAGAGGGTGATCCGCTGCAAAATGCAGAAG GGGATCCAAATGAAGTTGGTGGAATGGGAGCCCTGTTCACTCTG TGGGCAAACTTGGCCGCCACAGTGGGTGACGGAGGAGAACACCACAAATTAA